Proteins encoded together in one Aeromonas encheleia window:
- the ccoP gene encoding cytochrome-c oxidase, cbb3-type subunit III, producing the protein MSTLFSIFVTVISLGTILGCFLLLMWCMKDKMGSEEGKPMGHTFDGIEEINNPLPKWWSYMFLFFIVTGLIYLLAFPGLGNWKGLLGWQSSNQDIRSLADSKAAVASAKAEGRAVEYDRELVKADEVYGAKFRELAYQADGKSYRPIEDVAADPEARKVGQRLFLQNCSQCHGSDARGGRGFPNLTDSEWQWGGQPDQIKTTIMGGRQGIMAAWGEILGQDGVKEVASYVLSLSGRKVDLVEAKKGEARFAMCAACHGPDAKGGIAFGAPDLTNNTWLYGGSRQVVEQTITHGRHGVMPAWKDILGEDKVHLLASYVYSLSHNDK; encoded by the coding sequence ATGAGCACTTTGTTTAGCATTTTTGTGACCGTCATCAGTTTGGGCACCATCTTGGGCTGCTTCCTGCTGCTGATGTGGTGCATGAAGGACAAGATGGGGTCCGAAGAGGGCAAACCCATGGGGCACACCTTCGACGGCATCGAGGAGATCAACAACCCGCTGCCGAAGTGGTGGTCCTACATGTTCCTCTTCTTCATCGTCACCGGCCTCATCTACCTGCTCGCCTTCCCGGGCCTCGGCAACTGGAAGGGCCTGCTGGGCTGGCAGAGCTCCAACCAGGACATCCGCTCCCTGGCGGACTCCAAGGCCGCGGTGGCCTCCGCCAAGGCGGAAGGGCGCGCGGTCGAGTATGACCGTGAACTGGTCAAGGCCGACGAAGTCTATGGCGCCAAGTTCCGCGAGCTGGCCTATCAGGCTGACGGCAAGAGCTATCGTCCCATCGAAGACGTCGCCGCCGATCCGGAAGCCCGCAAGGTGGGTCAGCGTCTGTTCCTGCAGAACTGCTCCCAGTGCCATGGCTCCGATGCCCGTGGCGGTCGCGGCTTCCCGAACCTGACCGACAGCGAATGGCAATGGGGCGGTCAACCGGATCAGATCAAGACCACCATCATGGGCGGTCGTCAGGGCATCATGGCGGCCTGGGGCGAGATCCTGGGTCAGGATGGGGTCAAGGAGGTTGCCTCCTATGTGCTGAGCCTGTCCGGCCGCAAGGTCGATCTGGTCGAAGCCAAGAAGGGGGAAGCCCGTTTCGCCATGTGCGCCGCCTGTCACGGCCCGGACGCCAAGGGCGGTATCGCCTTCGGGGCACCGGATCTGACCAACAATACCTGGTTGTACGGCGGCTCCCGTCAGGTGGTGGAGCAGACCATCACCCACGGGCGTCACGGCGTGATGCCGGCCTGGAAGGATATCCTGGGGGAAGACAAGGTCCATCTGCTGGCATCCTATGTCTATAGCTTGTCCCACAACGATAAGTAA
- a CDS encoding FixH family protein: MTQPWYRQFWPWFIIALPCAAVVGSIATAIIASKDGVNLVAEDYYKQGKEINQDLSKFDRAEALHIRMALTVNGNELTLKPLAGDIPPGQALRLSLFHPTLAGMDSEHLMTADGNGVYRLLFDKAPTGKWHIRVDAFDHEWRLQETVQLPTKAPIELDPKGR, from the coding sequence ATGACTCAACCCTGGTATCGCCAATTCTGGCCCTGGTTCATCATCGCCCTCCCCTGCGCCGCCGTCGTCGGCAGCATCGCCACCGCCATCATCGCCAGCAAGGACGGGGTCAACCTGGTGGCCGAAGACTATTACAAGCAGGGCAAGGAGATTAATCAGGACCTCAGCAAGTTTGATCGCGCCGAGGCCCTCCACATCCGCATGGCCCTGACGGTCAACGGCAACGAGCTGACCCTCAAGCCCCTCGCCGGCGATATCCCGCCCGGGCAGGCGCTGCGCCTCTCTCTGTTCCATCCGACCCTGGCCGGCATGGATAGCGAGCACCTGATGACGGCCGACGGCAATGGCGTCTATCGCCTGCTGTTCGACAAGGCCCCCACCGGCAAGTGGCACATCCGGGTCGATGCCTTCGACCACGAGTGGCGCCTGCAGGAGACGGTACAGCTGCCGACCAAGGCCCCCATCGAACTCGATCCCAAGGGACGCTAA
- a CDS encoding FNR family transcription factor gives MIPDKKPGRRIQSGGCAIHCQDCSISQLCIPFTLNDNELDQLDSIIERKKPIQKGEELFKAGDELKSLYAIRSGTIKSYTITEQGDEQITAFHLAGDLVGFDAIHKQAHPSFAQALETAMVCEIPFDVLDDLSGKMPKLRQQIMRLMSNEIMGDQEMILLLSKKNAEERLAAFLHNLSVRFSERGFSAKEFRLSMTRGDIGNYLGLTVETISRLLGRFQKSGLISVKGKYITVLDHVALGVMAGATRPACG, from the coding sequence ATGATCCCGGACAAGAAACCTGGCAGACGTATTCAGAGCGGTGGCTGTGCAATTCATTGCCAGGATTGCAGCATCAGCCAGCTCTGCATCCCCTTCACCCTGAACGACAACGAGCTCGATCAGCTGGACAGCATCATCGAGCGCAAAAAGCCGATCCAGAAGGGCGAGGAGCTGTTCAAGGCCGGTGATGAGCTGAAGTCGCTCTACGCCATCCGCTCCGGGACCATCAAGTCATACACCATCACCGAGCAGGGCGACGAGCAGATCACCGCCTTCCACTTGGCCGGGGATCTGGTTGGCTTCGACGCCATCCACAAGCAGGCTCACCCCTCCTTCGCCCAGGCGCTGGAAACCGCCATGGTGTGCGAGATCCCGTTCGACGTGCTCGACGATCTCTCCGGCAAGATGCCCAAGCTGCGTCAGCAGATCATGCGACTGATGAGCAACGAAATCATGGGGGATCAGGAGATGATCCTGCTGCTCTCCAAGAAGAATGCCGAAGAGCGCCTCGCCGCCTTCCTGCACAACCTGTCGGTGCGCTTCTCCGAGCGTGGCTTCTCCGCCAAGGAGTTCCGTCTCTCCATGACCCGCGGCGACATCGGCAACTACCTCGGCCTCACCGTTGAGACCATCAGCCGCCTGCTCGGTCGCTTCCAGAAGTCCGGCCTCATCAGCGTCAAGGGCAAGTACATCACGGTGCTGGATCATGTGGCACTCGGTGTCATGGCTGGCGCCACCCGCCCCGCCTGCGGCTGA
- the ccoS gene encoding cbb3-type cytochrome oxidase assembly protein CcoS has translation MNIIFVLIPIAILFVIIAGVVFFWAIRSEQFEDLDRQGSNILFDEEQPTAKGEDPQRDDKQP, from the coding sequence ATGAACATCATCTTCGTCCTCATCCCCATTGCCATCCTGTTCGTCATCATCGCGGGCGTCGTCTTCTTCTGGGCCATTCGTTCGGAGCAGTTCGAGGATCTGGATCGCCAGGGCTCCAACATCCTGTTCGACGAGGAGCAACCCACCGCCAAGGGCGAGGACCCGCAACGTGATGACAAACAGCCTTGA
- a CDS encoding heavy metal translocating P-type ATPase, which produces MTGCFHCGEPVPAGSSYALEIKGIVQPMCCPGCQAVAQTILECGLASYYEHRTAPGLKGELVPSELAALSHYDLAEVQQDFVTDSGTGSQREIQLSVEGLTCAACAWLIERHLTRLDGLHYVNVNTTTHRARIKWDPARLSLSDILKGFAKIGYRAYPFQTHSQEALYAREVRSYMFRMALAGLGSMQVMMCAVALYMDLFISVEEEFMIYFKWISLLLSTPIMIYSAQPFYVGAWRSLKQGHLSMDVSVSLALIGAFVASIWATVFNTGEVYYDSITMFVFFLLLGRLLELRARRKASESSSNLARLVPIMATRIDEDGEHDVAAKTLQVGDRVRVLAGATLPADGIITLGQASLNEAMLTGEQLPLLKRPGDPVYAGTINTDAPLDIRVSHPIAESRLAQIMRLQDSALDDKPAIAQLADVLSRHFILVLLLIAAGVWTYWHFHQPEQAFWITLAVLVATCPCALSLATPTALTSATAHLTRTGILLRRGHVLDVLTRANRVVMDKTGTLTTGSISLTGTQVLAELSEAQCLAIAQALEAYSEHPIARAFRGSAAEAAAPLPASEVLPVIGHGIQGTVAGTRYRIGSARWLGLAEEQSATQGLAIYLADDARLLARFTLADTLRPDARALIQAFKAAGLHTTILTGDGSAEADAIARELGVDELVKGVTPDGKLSYLKAREAAGDISIMVGDGINDAPVLAGAHASFAMAGGTDLAKNSADAILLADDLSRLLTARTLALRTRKIIKENFAWSIGYNLLVLPLAASGWLPPYLAAAGMSLSSLIVVTNSMRLNR; this is translated from the coding sequence ATGACGGGTTGCTTCCACTGCGGTGAGCCGGTGCCCGCTGGCAGCAGCTATGCACTCGAGATCAAGGGCATAGTGCAACCCATGTGCTGCCCCGGCTGCCAGGCCGTGGCCCAAACCATTCTCGAATGCGGTCTCGCCAGTTACTACGAACACCGCACCGCCCCCGGCCTCAAGGGGGAGCTGGTGCCCAGCGAACTGGCCGCCCTCAGCCACTACGATCTGGCCGAGGTGCAGCAGGATTTCGTCACCGACAGCGGCACGGGCAGCCAGCGCGAGATCCAGCTCAGCGTGGAAGGGCTGACTTGCGCCGCCTGCGCCTGGCTCATCGAGCGCCACCTGACCCGACTCGACGGCCTGCACTACGTCAACGTCAACACCACCACCCACAGGGCCCGCATCAAGTGGGATCCGGCGCGGCTCTCCCTGAGTGACATCCTCAAGGGCTTCGCCAAGATCGGCTATCGCGCCTACCCCTTCCAGACCCACAGCCAAGAGGCGCTCTACGCCCGCGAGGTGCGCAGCTACATGTTCCGCATGGCGCTGGCTGGCCTCGGCTCCATGCAGGTGATGATGTGCGCCGTGGCGCTCTACATGGATCTCTTCATCAGCGTCGAGGAGGAGTTCATGATCTACTTCAAGTGGATCAGCCTCTTGCTCTCGACCCCCATCATGATCTACTCGGCCCAGCCGTTCTATGTGGGCGCCTGGCGCAGCCTGAAGCAGGGCCACCTCTCCATGGACGTGTCGGTGTCGCTGGCGCTGATCGGTGCCTTCGTCGCCTCCATCTGGGCCACGGTATTCAATACGGGTGAGGTCTATTACGACTCCATCACCATGTTTGTCTTCTTCCTGCTGCTGGGGCGCCTGCTCGAGCTGCGGGCCAGGCGCAAGGCGTCGGAGTCGAGCTCCAACCTGGCGCGGCTGGTGCCCATCATGGCGACCCGCATCGACGAGGATGGCGAGCACGACGTGGCCGCCAAGACGCTGCAAGTCGGGGACAGGGTGCGGGTGCTGGCGGGGGCCACATTGCCCGCCGATGGCATCATCACCCTGGGGCAGGCCAGCCTCAACGAAGCCATGCTGACCGGCGAGCAACTGCCCCTGCTCAAACGACCCGGGGATCCCGTCTATGCCGGCACCATTAACACGGATGCGCCGCTCGACATCCGGGTCAGCCACCCCATCGCGGAGTCACGCCTGGCCCAGATCATGCGGCTGCAGGACAGCGCCCTCGATGACAAACCCGCCATCGCCCAGCTGGCCGACGTACTCTCCCGTCACTTCATCCTGGTGCTGCTGCTCATCGCCGCCGGGGTCTGGACCTACTGGCACTTCCATCAGCCGGAGCAGGCGTTCTGGATCACGCTGGCGGTGCTGGTGGCCACCTGCCCCTGCGCCCTGTCGCTGGCCACCCCGACCGCGCTCACCTCGGCCACCGCCCACCTCACCCGCACCGGCATACTGCTGCGCCGCGGCCACGTGCTGGACGTGCTGACCCGCGCCAACCGGGTGGTGATGGACAAGACGGGTACCCTGACCACCGGCAGCATCAGCCTGACCGGCACCCAAGTATTGGCCGAGCTGAGTGAGGCCCAGTGCCTAGCCATCGCCCAGGCGCTCGAGGCCTATTCCGAACACCCCATCGCCCGCGCCTTCAGGGGCTCGGCCGCCGAAGCTGCCGCACCGTTGCCGGCGAGCGAGGTGCTCCCCGTCATCGGCCACGGCATTCAGGGAACGGTCGCCGGCACCCGTTATCGCATCGGCAGCGCCCGCTGGCTCGGGCTGGCTGAGGAGCAGAGCGCGACTCAGGGGCTGGCCATCTATCTGGCCGACGACGCCCGCCTGCTGGCCCGCTTCACCCTGGCGGATACATTGCGCCCAGATGCCAGGGCGCTGATCCAGGCCTTCAAGGCCGCCGGGCTGCACACCACCATACTCACCGGGGACGGCTCGGCCGAGGCCGACGCGATCGCCCGCGAGCTGGGGGTGGATGAGCTGGTGAAAGGGGTGACGCCGGATGGCAAGCTGAGCTACCTCAAGGCGCGAGAAGCCGCGGGCGACATCAGCATCATGGTGGGGGATGGCATCAACGATGCTCCTGTGCTGGCCGGCGCCCACGCCTCCTTCGCCATGGCGGGTGGCACGGATCTGGCCAAGAACAGCGCCGATGCCATACTGCTGGCCGATGATCTCTCCCGCCTGCTGACGGCCCGCACCCTGGCGCTGCGCACCCGCAAGATCATCAAGGAGAACTTCGCCTGGTCCATCGGCTACAACCTGTTGGTGCTGCCGCTGGCGGCCAGCGGCTGGTTGCCCCCCTATCTTGCGGCGGCGGGTATGTCCCTGAGCTCCCTCATAGTAGTGACCAACTCCATGCGCCTGAACCGTTGA
- a CDS encoding sulfite exporter TauE/SafE family protein has translation MTNSLDLMGALLVGLAGSGHCIAMCGGVSAALSMAIPPDKQHFWGRLGYLLNYNLGRILSYVIAGALVGGLLATTGELGAGKHAIAGLRLVAALLMVALGLYLAGWWQGILLLERLGARLWPHIRPLAGKFLPFHSALQALPFGMVWGWLPCGLVYSMLTWSAAAGSASGGALLMLGFGIGTLPTLFALGGLADRLRYWLTLRSLRVGGALLLILYGLHTLWIGIASF, from the coding sequence ATGACAAACAGCCTTGATCTGATGGGGGCCCTGCTGGTGGGGCTGGCAGGCTCTGGCCACTGCATCGCCATGTGCGGTGGCGTCTCGGCCGCCCTCTCCATGGCGATCCCGCCCGACAAGCAGCACTTCTGGGGACGGCTCGGCTACCTGCTCAACTACAACCTAGGGCGGATCCTCAGCTATGTGATCGCGGGCGCCCTGGTCGGTGGACTGCTGGCCACCACCGGCGAGCTCGGGGCCGGCAAGCATGCCATCGCCGGCTTGCGGCTGGTGGCGGCGCTGCTGATGGTAGCCCTCGGTCTCTATCTGGCCGGCTGGTGGCAGGGCATACTGCTGCTCGAGCGTCTCGGCGCTCGGCTCTGGCCCCACATCAGGCCGCTGGCGGGCAAGTTTCTCCCCTTCCATTCGGCCCTACAGGCCCTCCCCTTTGGCATGGTGTGGGGCTGGCTGCCCTGCGGTCTGGTCTACTCCATGCTGACCTGGAGTGCGGCGGCCGGCTCCGCCAGTGGCGGGGCCTTGCTCATGCTCGGCTTCGGCATCGGCACCCTGCCGACGCTGTTTGCATTGGGCGGTCTGGCGGACAGGTTGCGTTACTGGCTGACCCTGCGCAGCCTGCGCGTCGGAGGGGCTCTGCTGCTCATCCTGTATGGACTGCATACCCTCTGGATCGGCATTGCATCCTTTTGA
- a CDS encoding CcoQ/FixQ family Cbb3-type cytochrome c oxidase assembly chaperone, whose amino-acid sequence MDYGTFRGLYTLLLMAIMIGIIVWAYSKRRKASFDEAANLVFADDEQPSADNKNAGAKQ is encoded by the coding sequence ATGGATTACGGCACATTTCGCGGCCTCTACACCCTGCTGTTGATGGCCATCATGATCGGCATCATCGTCTGGGCTTACAGCAAGCGCCGCAAGGCCTCCTTCGACGAGGCTGCCAACCTGGTTTTTGCCGACGACGAGCAACCCAGTGCTGATAACAAGAACGCAGGAGCGAAGCAATAA
- the ccoN gene encoding cytochrome-c oxidase, cbb3-type subunit I, whose protein sequence is MSHTTNHPEYNYTVVRQFTVMTIVWGIVGMSVGVLIAAQLIWPALNFDTPWLTYSRLRPLHTNAVIFAFGCSALMATSFYVVQRTCQTRLFGGPLASFVFWGWQAIILAAAISLPLGYTTSKEYAELEWPIDIAIAVVWVSYAIVFFGTLAKRTTSHIYVANWFFGAFIITVAVLHIVNNMEVPLSGMKSYSMYSGAMDAMVQWWYGHNAVGFLLTAGFLGMMYYFVPKQAGRPVYSYRLSIVHFWALISLYIWAGPHHLHYTALPDWAQSLGMVMSLILFVPSWGGMINGIMTLSGAWHKLRYDPILRFLIVSLSFYGMSTFEGPMMAIKTVNALSHYTDWTIGHVHSGALGWVAMVSIGAVYHLIPNLFEQGRMYSIRLINVHFWLATVGTVLYIVSMWISGVMQGLMWRAVNDDGTLTYSFVEALQASYPFYFVRFLGGCFFVTGMLLMAYNAYRTITAPKGSLEPVAQPA, encoded by the coding sequence ATGAGCCATACAACAAACCATCCTGAGTACAACTACACCGTTGTGCGCCAGTTCACCGTCATGACAATTGTCTGGGGAATTGTCGGTATGTCGGTTGGTGTACTGATTGCAGCCCAGTTGATCTGGCCTGCCCTCAACTTTGACACTCCCTGGCTGACTTACAGCCGATTACGCCCCCTGCACACCAACGCGGTCATCTTCGCGTTTGGCTGTAGCGCCCTGATGGCCACCTCTTTCTATGTGGTGCAACGCACCTGCCAAACCAGACTGTTCGGCGGCCCCCTGGCCTCCTTCGTGTTCTGGGGCTGGCAGGCCATCATCCTCGCCGCCGCCATCTCACTGCCGCTGGGATACACCACCTCCAAGGAATACGCCGAGCTGGAGTGGCCCATCGACATCGCCATCGCCGTGGTCTGGGTGAGTTACGCCATCGTCTTCTTCGGTACCCTGGCCAAGCGCACCACCTCCCACATCTATGTGGCGAACTGGTTCTTTGGCGCCTTCATCATCACGGTTGCCGTGCTGCACATCGTCAACAACATGGAAGTGCCGCTTTCCGGCATGAAGTCCTACTCCATGTATTCCGGTGCCATGGATGCCATGGTGCAGTGGTGGTATGGCCACAACGCGGTCGGCTTCCTGCTGACGGCTGGCTTCCTCGGCATGATGTACTACTTCGTGCCCAAGCAGGCGGGACGCCCGGTCTACTCCTACCGTCTCTCCATAGTGCACTTCTGGGCGCTGATCTCACTCTATATCTGGGCCGGTCCGCACCACCTGCACTACACCGCGCTGCCCGACTGGGCCCAGTCCCTCGGCATGGTGATGTCCCTGATCCTGTTCGTGCCCTCCTGGGGCGGCATGATCAACGGCATCATGACCCTGTCCGGTGCCTGGCACAAACTGCGCTATGACCCCATCCTGCGCTTCCTGATCGTGTCCCTGTCGTTCTACGGCATGTCCACCTTTGAAGGCCCCATGATGGCGATCAAGACGGTCAACGCCCTCTCCCACTACACCGACTGGACCATAGGTCACGTCCACTCCGGCGCGCTGGGCTGGGTTGCCATGGTATCCATCGGCGCCGTGTATCACCTGATCCCGAACCTGTTCGAGCAGGGCCGCATGTACAGCATTCGCCTGATCAACGTTCACTTCTGGCTGGCGACCGTGGGTACCGTGCTCTACATCGTCTCCATGTGGATTTCCGGTGTGATGCAAGGCCTGATGTGGCGTGCGGTCAACGACGACGGCACCCTGACCTACAGCTTCGTGGAAGCGCTGCAGGCCTCTTATCCCTTCTACTTCGTGCGCTTCCTGGGTGGCTGCTTCTTCGTCACCGGCATGTTGCTGATGGCCTACAACGCCTATCGCACCATCACTGCGCCCAAGGGTTCCCTGGAACCTGTCGCACAGCCAGCATGA
- the ccoO gene encoding cytochrome-c oxidase, cbb3-type subunit II, with amino-acid sequence MSNKNRHEIFEKSVPMLVVGIIFAISLGGLVEITPLFFQKQTTEPVEGLKPYTALQMEGRDIFIREGCTVCHSQMIRPFRAETERYGHYSVAGESVWEHPFLWGSKRTGPDLARVGGRYSDDWHRAHLINPRDVVPESNMPSFPWLETNVLTGELTGKKLALFRDNFGVPYTDEDIKGASDAVKGKTELDALVAYLQSLGHALK; translated from the coding sequence ATGAGCAACAAAAATCGTCACGAGATCTTTGAAAAGAGCGTACCCATGCTGGTGGTCGGCATCATCTTTGCCATCAGCCTGGGGGGCCTGGTCGAAATCACCCCGCTGTTCTTCCAGAAACAGACCACGGAGCCGGTGGAGGGCCTCAAGCCCTACACCGCCCTGCAGATGGAAGGGCGCGACATCTTCATCCGCGAAGGCTGCACCGTCTGCCACAGCCAGATGATCCGTCCGTTCCGCGCCGAGACCGAGCGTTACGGTCACTACTCGGTCGCCGGCGAGAGCGTGTGGGAGCACCCCTTCCTGTGGGGCTCCAAGCGTACCGGTCCGGACCTGGCCCGGGTCGGCGGTCGCTATTCCGATGACTGGCATCGCGCTCACCTGATCAACCCGCGCGACGTGGTGCCCGAGTCCAACATGCCCTCCTTCCCCTGGCTGGAGACCAACGTCCTGACCGGCGAGTTGACCGGCAAGAAGCTGGCGCTGTTCCGGGACAACTTCGGCGTGCCTTATACCGATGAGGACATCAAGGGGGCGAGCGATGCCGTGAAGGGCAAGACCGAGCTGGATGCCCTGGTGGCCTATCTGCAATCACTGGGTCATGCCCTGAAATAA
- a CDS encoding GAF domain-containing protein has product MIEKQAFYRTLNQQAQALLEGEPDLIANLANLSALLNQELADINWVGFYLLQGDTLVLGPFQGKPACVRIPVGRGVCGTAVAEGKTQLVDDVHQFVGHIACDGASNSEIVIPLRRGGDIIGVLDVDSPIFNRFDQEDRIGLEETVQILESML; this is encoded by the coding sequence ATGATTGAAAAACAAGCATTTTATCGCACCCTGAACCAGCAGGCCCAGGCGTTGCTGGAGGGAGAGCCGGACCTCATCGCCAACCTGGCCAACCTGTCCGCGCTGCTCAATCAGGAGCTGGCTGACATCAACTGGGTCGGCTTCTATCTGCTGCAAGGTGACACCCTGGTGTTGGGGCCCTTCCAGGGCAAGCCGGCCTGCGTGCGCATTCCGGTCGGGCGAGGGGTCTGCGGCACCGCCGTGGCTGAGGGCAAGACTCAGCTGGTGGACGACGTACACCAGTTCGTCGGCCATATCGCCTGCGATGGCGCCAGCAACTCGGAGATCGTGATCCCGCTGCGCCGTGGCGGTGACATCATCGGGGTCCTGGATGTGGACAGTCCGATTTTTAACCGTTTTGACCAGGAGGACCGAATTGGCCTCGAAGAAACGGTGCAAATTTTGGAAAGCATGCTCTAA